Genomic segment of Syntrophorhabdaceae bacterium:
AACCTCTTTCAACTCCTCCTTCAGGCGGGCCTTTGCCTTTTTCACCAGCGCTCCTATCTCATTGACGATCTTTTTTTCCTGCTCGTTCAGGTCCTGAAGGGCGATTTCACACTGGGGCTGGTAGTATTCCAGGAGATAGAGGTTCTCGCGGAGTTTCATCGCCCCGTGAAAGGTGTAACCGACGGTGATGTCGAAGAGCTTTTCTTTATAGCTCGCTTCTGTGGAATTGCGAAAGAGATCGTGGCACATCTCCTTGAGCCTGAAAAGGCAGCTTCTGCCCCTGTCATCGACGAAATCCTCGATGTTGGCAAAGAAAAGCTGTTCCTGGCGGAGCAAAGACTTGCACTCCCGGGCCTTTTCGTAGACGCACAGGGATTCCTTGATAAGGTCGATCTGTTTCTTGTCCAGATTAGTTACCATGGTCCCCCTCCACGTATTCCTTCAGCATTCGTCTCAGTTCCTCACCGTCGATGGATTCCTTTTCGAGGAGTGTTTTGGCGACCACTTCCAGAGACCCACGTTTTTCCGTAAGGATGCCCTTTACCTTTGTGTAGGAATGCTCGATGATGGCCCGCACCTCGTTGTCTATTTCCCTGGCCGTTTCCTCGCTGTAGTCTTTGGCGCCGGAACCGGGGCTGATATCGAGAAAGAGAGGCTTGCGTTCCTGTTCGAAGGTCATGTGACCGAGTTTTTCGCTCATGCCGTACTGCTTTACCATGGACCGCGCGATATCAGTTGCGCGGCCCAGGTCATTCTGGGCGCCGGTGGAGATCTCATCGAAGATGATCTCTTCGGCTACTCTTCCCCCGAGAAGGACGCACATGCGGTCGATGAGCTCGCTTTTCGTCATGAGATACCTGTCTTCCGTGGGAAGCTGCATCGTATATCCCAGGGCAGAGATGCCCCGGGGGATTATGGATATCTTGTGCACGGGGTCAGCGGTTTCCAGGGACTCGGCCATGAGCGCGTGTCCCGTTTCGTGATAGGCGACGATCTCTTTCTCCTTCTTACTCATCACCCTTTTCCTCTTCTCAAGACCGGCCACCACGCGGTCGATGGCCTCCTCGAACTCATCCATTGTCACGGAGGTTTTTCCTTTCCGCGCGGCAAGAAGGGCTGCTTCATTGATAAGGTTTGCCAGATCGGCACCGACGAAGCCGGGGGTTCTGGCGGCGATGACGGAGAGGTCAATATTGGGCGCAAGTTTGACCTCTCTGATGTGGACCTTGAGGATCTCTTCGCGCCCCTTGATATCGGGCCTGTCGACAAGGACATGCCTGTCGAACCTTCCCGGCCTCAGCAGCGCCGGGTCCAGGATCTCGGGCCTGTTCGTCGCGCCCACGATGAGGACCCCTGTCTTGGTGTCAAAACCATCCATTTCGGCAAGAAGCTGGTTGAGGGTTTGTTCGCGTTCATCGTGAGATGAAAGGGGATTCATGCCCCGTGCTTTGCCCAGGGCATCGAGTTCGTCTATGAAGATGATGCAGGGGGCTTTCTGCTGGGCCTGGGAAAAGAGGTCCCGGACCCGGGATGCCCCGACGCCGACAAACATCTCGACGAAGTCGGAACCGCTCATACTGAAAAAGGGCACCTTTGCCTCTCCGGCGACGGCCTTTGCGAGAAGCGTTTTGCCGGTACCCGGCGGGCCGACCAGCAGTATCCCCTTGGGGATCTTTCCGCCGAGATCGAGAAACTTCTGCGGGAAACGAAGATACTCGATTATCTCCTGGAGCTCCTCCTTCGCCTCGTCGACACCGGCGACATCATCGAAGGTTATCTTTATCTCGTCCTCTCCGTAGATCTTGCCCCGGCTTTTCCCGAAGTTAAGAACACCCGACGGCGCGCCGCCCATCTTTCGCATGAGGAGATTCCATATAAGGATCATGATGGCGAAAGGAAGTATCCATTCGATAATGATCCTGAGGATCTTGTTCTCGAAAGAACCGGAGAACTGAACGTTGCTCTTCTGGAGGTCCTTGACGAGGTCGGGGTCCTCGACCCTGCTCGTCACGAACTTAACCTTCTTGCCATCCTGCTGGGTCATGGTTCCCTGGATCTTTTCGGCGTCGATGGTGAGGTCACCGACCTTCATCTGCGTGACGAGGCCCTTGAACTCGCTGTAGGGTACGGTCTTTATCTCGGAACGGAAGGAAAGATAGCTGTTGATGACGAAGATGCCGATGATGGCGATGATAAAATAGAGGAAGGTGAAGTTCTTTGTTTTTTTCTCCTTGTCCTTATTCCCGTCCTTGATCTCCAGTATTATACCCTTGCGTTTTTTCAGGTTTTTTTTGGATCCTGACTTTTCTTTCGACATAGGTAAAGCATATCAGAAAATTTTGAGGTTTGAAACATGTTTGTGGGCGCAGGACGGTGCTTCAGGGCCGTGTGGCGGCGGCGTTCCGGAATGCAGGACAGCATGCAGTTCAGTTATGATGACGCAAGGGACCAACCTTGTTCTGGAGCAAGGGCTGTGGCTATCTCGAACCCTTGTTACTACTGACCAGGCATGGGAGAATATGTATTATCCTGGACAGCAGCGACCTATGACCTGTGACCTGCCTCTCACAGACGGATCTCCCTTGCCTCTATCATGCCGTCTATGGCCTTGATCTCCTTGAACACCGCCTTGCCTATGGGGCTGTCCACGGAAACGAAGGCCACTTCTTCGCCCTGCACCATGCGGGAAACGGTGAAGCTTGCTATGTTGATGCCGTGGTTGCCGAGGATGGTGCCGACCTTGCCGATGACACCGGGGCGATCGAGGATCTTGAAAGCAAGGAATGTTCCTTCGGGGATGACGTCGAGGTGAAAGCGATCAAGAAGGACGATCCTTCCGAGCTTGTCGGGGAAGACCGTTCCTGCTATGCTGATCTCCTCGACATCAGTCTTGAGGTTGAAGATGATGAGGTCGTTGAACTTGTCGAACTGTTCCGTTTTTGATTCCTCAACGATGATGTTGCGGTCCTTGGCCAGGTAGGGGGCGTTGATGTAAGTTACCGAGCCCTGGAGCGAGATATCGAGAAAGCCGTTGATTCCCGCGATGGTGAAGGGCTGGTAACTGAAGGGAACGTCGAATTTGCGTTCGCAC
This window contains:
- the ftsH gene encoding ATP-dependent zinc metalloprotease FtsH, with the translated sequence MSKEKSGSKKNLKKRKGIILEIKDGNKDKEKKTKNFTFLYFIIAIIGIFVINSYLSFRSEIKTVPYSEFKGLVTQMKVGDLTIDAEKIQGTMTQQDGKKVKFVTSRVEDPDLVKDLQKSNVQFSGSFENKILRIIIEWILPFAIMILIWNLLMRKMGGAPSGVLNFGKSRGKIYGEDEIKITFDDVAGVDEAKEELQEIIEYLRFPQKFLDLGGKIPKGILLVGPPGTGKTLLAKAVAGEAKVPFFSMSGSDFVEMFVGVGASRVRDLFSQAQQKAPCIIFIDELDALGKARGMNPLSSHDEREQTLNQLLAEMDGFDTKTGVLIVGATNRPEILDPALLRPGRFDRHVLVDRPDIKGREEILKVHIREVKLAPNIDLSVIAARTPGFVGADLANLINEAALLAARKGKTSVTMDEFEEAIDRVVAGLEKRKRVMSKKEKEIVAYHETGHALMAESLETADPVHKISIIPRGISALGYTMQLPTEDRYLMTKSELIDRMCVLLGGRVAEEIIFDEISTGAQNDLGRATDIARSMVKQYGMSEKLGHMTFEQERKPLFLDISPGSGAKDYSEETAREIDNEVRAIIEHSYTKVKGILTEKRGSLEVVAKTLLEKESIDGEELRRMLKEYVEGDHGN